TTCCCATTGTGTCGCCGACGATTGACAAGGTGACCACGATCATCGAGCGCGCGTGTCGCGACTACGAGGTGCCGGAGGTCATCCTGGTCGGCGGAACGGCCGAGCTTACAGGCATCGAGGGCAGGGTGCAGAAGCGTCTGGGCATCGAGGTCCACAAGCCGAGCCATCCCATGTTCGTAACGCCGATGGGCATCGCGCTCGGATGCGTCCAGAAGGCGAGGGCGCGCGACGATGCTTGACGTGAAGGTCATCAAGGCCCCGGCGCCTGGGACCATGCAGATCATCAGGCAGCGAAGCGGCGCCCGCTGGGGCGAGGACTTCAGGCCGGCGGCGGTCGGGCTCGTCCAGGGCAAGCTGATCGAGATGGTGGTCGCGAGCGACATCGCCGAGAAGACCGCGGGCGTTGTCGTGACCGACGTGAGAGGGTCCTGTCCCCAGAACATGGTGATGCTCGCCATAGCTGGGGAGACGGCAGAGGTGATGGAGTGCCTCCGGAAGATCCAGGACGGAAAGGACGCGTCCCATGATTGTCGGTAGGCTCATCGGCTCGATCTGGGCCACCCGCAAGTACGACGAGCTGAACGGGATGAAGCTCATGCGCGTCGAGGTCATCACGGGCGACGAGGCAGGAAAGCAGCTCATCTGCGTCGATACCATCAGCGCGGGGGTGGGAGACCGGGTGATCGTGACCACGGGATCTTCCGCATATCACTTCGTGAAGGACGAGTTCCAGAAGAACGCACCGGTAGACGCGGTGATCGTAGGAATCATAGACGAAGACGTGAATCTGTAAGGAAAGGAGGACGACATGAAGAGACTTGTAAGCGCGAAGGACGTCATCGCGGCGGCGGCACGGCACGAGGACATCTACGTGGACGAGAACACCATCGTGACCGCCCAGGCGAAAGACGTTGCGCGGGAGAACGGCGTGAGCATCACGTGCGGCCCGAAGCCCGAGGGGCATGCGGCATGCGAGAAGCCCGCGGCTAAACACGCTGCGGTTGAGTGCCACAAGGTTGACCTCACCAGCGAGGGCAAGGGCACCGAGCCCGCCCTTACCGCGGCCGAGCTCGAGCATCTTATAGCCGCCGCCTTCGAGAAGGGCATCTGGACCAAGGACGACATCGAGTCGCTCTTGGGGAAGAAAGAGTCGGCCATCGACCCGAACATCGTTCCGGTGGGGGTGTCTGGCCGTCACATCCACCTGTCCCAGCACGACCTTGAGACGCTGTTTGGCAAGGGTTACGAGCTGACAAAGGTGAAGGACCTCAGCCAGCCCGGTCAGTTCGCGGCAAAGGAGTGCGTCACCCTCGCGGGCCCGAAGGGC
This sequence is a window from Parafannyhessea umbonata. Protein-coding genes within it:
- a CDS encoding BMC domain protein — encoded protein: MLDVKVIKAPAPGTMQIIRQRSGARWGEDFRPAAVGLVQGKLIEMVVASDIAEKTAGVVVTDVRGSCPQNMVMLAIAGETAEVMECLRKIQDGKDASHDCR
- a CDS encoding EutN/CcmL family microcompartment protein, translating into MIVGRLIGSIWATRKYDELNGMKLMRVEVITGDEAGKQLICVDTISAGVGDRVIVTTGSSAYHFVKDEFQKNAPVDAVIVGIIDEDVNL
- a CDS encoding phosphate propanoyltransferase; its protein translation is MKRLVSAKDVIAAAARHEDIYVDENTIVTAQAKDVARENGVSITCGPKPEGHAACEKPAAKHAAVECHKVDLTSEGKGTEPALTAAELEHLIAAAFEKGIWTKDDIESLLGKKESAIDPNIVPVGVSGRHIHLSQHDLETLFGKGYELTKVKDLSQPGQFAAKECVTLAGPKGVIQKVRVLGPVRSQTQVEVLAGDTFKLGVAQEIRLSGHLEGTPGITVIGPKGTVVLPEGVMVAARHIHMSPSQAAERGFHDGQVVSLKICGERGGMLDNVIVRVTETGNLDCHIDTEEANAFHLKTGSKVQVVR